In Microbacterium lushaniae, the following are encoded in one genomic region:
- a CDS encoding LCP family protein gives MSVTATPRTRPAARSVVETRPLRNPDAGSRQVMTRRGWWLVVLNFLLPGSAQVLAGSRRLGRFGLGATLALWVGVIVAGLFALLWPTALVSIVSGAWLPEWLGWFRWVPLTLVQALLLGYVVLWVVLTVDTLRLVRLVRTGSVARFGIAAVSVLLLVGASSGAAWGAQAAGTARDTLGAIFGVSGPVVPPSDGYYNILLLGADSGEGRDSMRFDSISVVSVNADTGAVTITGIPRDMPNFPFSPGPMQDKYPDGHEGFASSTCGWGSGINQLRTEVEVCQDGTELYPDAAANGSAPGIEATKDAAEGILGIEIPYYVFIDMHGFAALVDALGGVDITVEQRLPKGGGPAYPGQPAEDWAIGWIEAGPQHMDGDTAQWFARSRYTTSDFDRMQRQRQLQQAMLAQFTPENVLTRFQDVAAAGTAVVETDLPQPLLPTLVDLALKAKELPVSTIELTPDGGIDEFDPNYAYIQELVRTTLHPPTPTPEPGA, from the coding sequence GTGAGTGTGACCGCCACGCCGCGCACGCGCCCGGCCGCACGGAGCGTCGTGGAGACACGGCCGCTGCGCAATCCCGACGCCGGGTCGCGTCAGGTCATGACCCGCCGCGGATGGTGGCTGGTCGTCCTCAACTTCCTGCTGCCCGGCTCCGCCCAGGTGCTCGCGGGCAGCCGCCGGCTCGGCCGCTTCGGCCTCGGCGCGACGCTCGCGCTGTGGGTCGGGGTCATCGTGGCGGGGCTGTTCGCCCTCCTGTGGCCGACCGCCCTGGTCTCGATCGTCTCCGGCGCGTGGCTCCCGGAATGGCTCGGATGGTTCCGGTGGGTCCCGCTCACCCTCGTCCAGGCCCTCCTCCTCGGCTACGTCGTCCTGTGGGTCGTGCTCACCGTCGACACGCTGCGCCTGGTCCGACTCGTCCGCACCGGCAGCGTCGCCCGCTTCGGCATCGCCGCGGTGTCGGTGCTGCTCCTGGTGGGAGCGAGCAGCGGTGCGGCGTGGGGTGCGCAGGCCGCCGGCACCGCTCGTGACACCCTCGGGGCGATCTTCGGTGTCTCCGGCCCCGTGGTGCCCCCCTCCGACGGCTACTACAACATCCTCCTTCTCGGTGCCGACAGCGGCGAAGGGCGCGACTCGATGCGGTTCGACAGCATCTCGGTCGTCTCCGTCAACGCCGACACCGGCGCTGTCACGATCACCGGCATCCCTCGCGACATGCCGAACTTCCCGTTCTCTCCCGGACCCATGCAGGACAAGTACCCCGACGGGCATGAGGGCTTTGCCAGCTCCACATGCGGCTGGGGGAGCGGCATCAACCAGCTGCGCACCGAGGTGGAGGTGTGCCAGGACGGCACCGAGCTCTACCCCGACGCCGCGGCGAACGGATCCGCTCCCGGCATCGAGGCGACCAAGGACGCCGCCGAAGGGATCCTCGGCATCGAGATCCCCTACTACGTCTTCATCGACATGCACGGCTTCGCCGCCCTCGTCGACGCGCTCGGCGGGGTCGACATCACCGTGGAGCAGCGCCTGCCCAAGGGCGGGGGACCGGCATACCCGGGTCAGCCCGCGGAGGACTGGGCGATCGGCTGGATCGAGGCCGGGCCGCAGCACATGGACGGCGACACCGCCCAGTGGTTCGCCCGCTCCCGCTACACCACGAGCGATTTCGATCGCATGCAGCGCCAGCGGCAGCTGCAGCAGGCGATGCTCGCCCAGTTCACGCCCGAGAACGTGCTGACGCGGTTCCAGGACGTCGCCGCCGCCGGCACCGCGGTCGTGGAGACCGACCTTCCGCAGCCGCTCCTCCCGACCCTCGTCGACCTGGCACTGAAGGCCAAGGAGCTCCCCGTCAGCACCATCGAGCTCACGCCCGACGGCGGGATCGATGAGTTCGATCCGAATTACGCGTACATCCAGGAGCTCGTCCGAACGACGCTGCATCCCCCCACCCCCACGCCGGAGCCGGGCGCGTGA
- a CDS encoding PH domain-containing protein, with protein MTSPTTYGGRPLTPAPGVPTPELRVARFRPHARRLFWSALVVIAVAGGVGYFYGNLRAPFEDWMLLTAAAVAVLLLAVLPWATWWSHTYTITTRRVIERSGLFGTKRTELPHMRGYTIQVRRGPLQRLWGAGTLILSNGVDAPLRLRNVPSVELVHEVLVDQVEVNQILAHRDAQPATVPTAQM; from the coding sequence GTGACCTCTCCGACGACGTACGGGGGCCGGCCTCTGACCCCCGCCCCGGGTGTGCCCACGCCCGAGCTGCGCGTCGCCCGTTTCCGCCCGCACGCGCGGCGGCTGTTCTGGTCGGCCCTCGTCGTCATCGCCGTCGCCGGTGGCGTCGGCTACTTCTACGGCAACCTCCGTGCGCCCTTCGAGGACTGGATGCTGCTGACCGCGGCCGCCGTCGCCGTGCTCCTCCTCGCCGTGCTGCCGTGGGCGACGTGGTGGTCGCACACCTACACGATCACGACGCGGCGAGTCATCGAGCGGTCGGGTCTGTTCGGCACGAAGCGCACGGAGCTGCCGCACATGCGCGGGTACACGATCCAGGTGCGCCGGGGTCCGCTGCAGCGGCTGTGGGGAGCGGGCACGCTGATCCTCTCCAACGGCGTGGACGCGCCCCTGCGCCTGCGCAACGTCCCGAGCGTCGAGCTCGTGCATGAAGTGCTCGTCGACCAGGTCGAGGTGAACCAGATCCTCGCGCACCGCGACGCTCAGCCGGCGACCGTCCCCACCGCCCAGATGTGA
- a CDS encoding biotin--[acetyl-CoA-carboxylase] ligase: protein MPIPEEGYPLAAAVSPRVQVVETTDSTNADVLAAAEGDTAGWPHLSVLVTADQRAGRGRLDRAWTAAPGTALAVSVLVRVPGLPAHARGWIPLAAGAAMTRAVAAQLTGTGNTAALKWPNDVLVDGGKICGILAEVVPGDSDAVVVGAGVNTRMTRADLPVATAVSFASLGLECDDDRLLADYLRALDEHVQALLSSHGDAAASGVLGEVEALCTTLGSDVRVSLPDGTTLVGRGQRIDGDGRLVVATGLEEIPVSAGDVVHVR, encoded by the coding sequence ATGCCGATCCCCGAAGAGGGCTACCCGCTCGCCGCCGCCGTCAGCCCGCGTGTCCAGGTCGTGGAGACCACCGACTCCACCAACGCCGATGTGCTCGCCGCCGCCGAGGGGGACACCGCCGGCTGGCCGCACCTGTCGGTGCTCGTCACCGCCGATCAGCGCGCAGGACGCGGCCGCCTCGACCGCGCCTGGACGGCCGCCCCCGGAACGGCGCTCGCCGTGTCGGTGCTCGTGCGCGTACCGGGCCTGCCCGCCCACGCCCGCGGATGGATCCCGCTGGCCGCAGGCGCTGCCATGACGCGCGCCGTGGCGGCGCAGCTGACCGGCACCGGCAACACCGCGGCGCTGAAGTGGCCCAACGACGTGCTCGTGGACGGCGGCAAGATCTGCGGCATTCTCGCCGAGGTCGTCCCCGGCGACAGCGACGCCGTCGTGGTGGGCGCCGGCGTCAACACGCGGATGACCCGCGCCGACCTCCCCGTCGCCACCGCCGTCTCCTTCGCGTCGCTGGGGCTGGAGTGCGACGACGACCGTCTCCTGGCCGACTACCTGCGCGCCCTCGACGAGCACGTGCAGGCGCTGCTCTCCTCCCACGGCGACGCCGCCGCATCCGGGGTCCTCGGCGAAGTGGAGGCGCTGTGCACGACCCTCGGCAGCGACGTCCGGGTCTCGCTGCCGGACGGGACGACGCTCGTGGGCCGCGGTCAGCGCATCGACGGCGACGGCCGTCTCGTGGTGGCCACCGGCCTCGAGGAGATTCCCGTGTCGGCCGGTGACGTCGTCCACGTCCGCTGA
- the purE gene encoding 5-(carboxyamino)imidazole ribonucleotide mutase, whose amino-acid sequence MGSDSDWRVMSDASQMLAELGVPHEVEVVSAHRTPDKLIRYGRDARARGLKVIIAGAGGAAHLPGMLASVTSLPVVGVPVQLATLDGMDSLLSIVQMPAGIPVATVSINGAKNAGILAARILGTADLALGDRLVAYARALEAQVEEKSRRLKDSL is encoded by the coding sequence ATGGGCTCCGACTCCGATTGGCGCGTCATGAGCGACGCCTCGCAGATGCTGGCGGAGCTCGGCGTCCCGCACGAGGTGGAGGTCGTCTCCGCGCACCGCACGCCCGACAAGCTCATCCGCTACGGCCGCGACGCGCGCGCCCGCGGACTGAAGGTGATCATCGCCGGCGCCGGCGGCGCCGCGCACCTGCCCGGGATGCTCGCCTCGGTCACCTCCCTCCCCGTCGTCGGCGTGCCGGTGCAGCTGGCGACCCTCGACGGCATGGACTCCCTGCTGAGCATCGTGCAGATGCCCGCCGGCATCCCCGTCGCGACCGTCTCGATCAATGGTGCGAAGAACGCCGGCATCCTCGCCGCGCGCATCCTCGGCACCGCCGACCTCGCCCTCGGCGATCGGCTGGTCGCATACGCGCGTGCCCTGGAGGCGCAGGTCGAGGAGAAGAGCCGGCGGCTGAAGGACTCGCTGTGA
- a CDS encoding acyl-CoA carboxylase subunit epsilon produces the protein MTPDPAEAPVSLDVRRGNPTADELAALLAVVSEAYAEESAQATAPEPRGRSRWRLSARAGRVPLSREAGWGGFSG, from the coding sequence GTGACCCCCGACCCCGCCGAGGCCCCCGTGTCGCTGGACGTGCGCCGGGGCAACCCCACCGCGGACGAGCTCGCCGCCCTGCTCGCGGTTGTGAGCGAGGCGTACGCGGAGGAGTCGGCGCAGGCCACCGCCCCCGAGCCCCGCGGACGCTCCCGGTGGCGGCTGTCGGCCAGGGCAGGGCGGGTTCCCCTGTCCCGCGAGGCGGGATGGGGCGGATTCTCGGGCTGA
- a CDS encoding glycosyltransferase, giving the protein MTATLRVVLDQLVSPTSPDLAEASHALTRALIATAPRGADVAGIIPRGDDPAVDGLVDVTRLALPRRELAASWQLGVAPGVGKGMIHSPTLMGPLVRHDRVNETHQIVVTLWDLRAWEAPETLSRPEAMWHRAMLKRAERYADAVVVPTHAMAAALSEIAPRLAGRIRVIAGAAPEGFRVPTDVAGRLRSLDLPAAFVLIDGAREIGRDAALAAVARAGGGAPVVVTGVGDPDVAGIADLAATAGLPESRIHVRGALEPFDRAAVLSSASLLIAPATDTAFPWLVVEALALGTPVVAADCAVHREVVLDGGLLVDASAEGLRDGLTQVLASDSALARLAVMSGDRGRAFSWLGAAERVWQLHAEL; this is encoded by the coding sequence GTGACCGCCACCCTCCGGGTCGTCCTCGATCAGCTCGTCTCGCCGACCTCTCCCGACCTGGCGGAGGCGTCGCACGCGCTGACCCGCGCGCTCATCGCGACCGCCCCCCGCGGGGCGGATGTGGCCGGCATCATCCCGCGCGGCGACGACCCGGCCGTCGACGGGCTCGTCGACGTCACGCGCCTCGCTCTGCCGCGCCGCGAACTCGCCGCATCCTGGCAGCTGGGGGTGGCGCCCGGCGTCGGCAAGGGCATGATCCATTCGCCGACGCTGATGGGCCCGCTGGTGCGGCACGACCGCGTCAACGAGACGCACCAGATCGTCGTGACGCTGTGGGATCTGCGCGCGTGGGAGGCGCCGGAGACGCTGTCGCGGCCCGAGGCGATGTGGCATCGCGCGATGCTCAAACGGGCGGAGAGGTACGCCGACGCCGTCGTCGTCCCCACGCACGCGATGGCCGCGGCGCTCTCCGAGATCGCGCCACGGCTGGCCGGCCGCATCCGCGTCATCGCCGGTGCCGCGCCGGAGGGCTTCCGCGTGCCGACGGACGTCGCCGGGCGGCTGCGCTCGCTCGACCTGCCCGCCGCTTTCGTTCTCATCGACGGCGCACGGGAAATCGGACGGGATGCAGCGCTCGCCGCCGTCGCTCGTGCGGGAGGCGGCGCGCCCGTCGTGGTGACGGGTGTCGGCGATCCGGACGTGGCGGGTATCGCCGACCTCGCGGCGACGGCAGGGCTCCCGGAATCCCGCATCCACGTTCGGGGCGCCCTGGAACCCTTCGACCGTGCCGCCGTACTGAGCTCCGCATCCCTTCTCATCGCTCCTGCGACCGACACGGCCTTTCCGTGGCTCGTCGTGGAGGCCCTCGCGCTGGGGACACCTGTGGTGGCGGCGGACTGCGCCGTGCACCGCGAGGTGGTGCTCGACGGAGGCCTGCTCGTGGATGCCTCCGCGGAGGGGCTCCGCGATGGGCTGACCCAGGTGCTCGCCTCTGATTCGGCGCTGGCCCGACTGGCAGTGATGTCCGGTGACCGGGGACGCGCATTCTCCTGGCTCGGAGCAGCGGAACGGGTGTGGCAGCTTCACGCGGAGCTGTAG
- a CDS encoding 5-(carboxyamino)imidazole ribonucleotide synthase — protein MALRVGIIGGGQLARMMIAPAVELGVDVRVLAEEPGMSAALAATATGDYRDADTVLAFARDVDVVTFDHEHVPQDVLAALVDAGVSVHPGPEPLGVAQDKLVMRRRMQELGAPQPEWAAVSDETQLQAFLDAHGGRAVVKTPRGGYDGKGVRVVSAAHEVQDWFTTLAEDARGGELLVEELVDFSRELAQQVARRPSGHVAVYPVVETVQRGGVCAEVLAPAPGASARLRQAAADLGVAIAEGLGVTGMLAVELFETTDERILVNELAMRPHNSGHWTQDGAVTSQFEQHLRAVLDLPLGSTEATAPWSVMVNLLGGPQEGGLLERFAPAMAEHPRAKVHTYGKAPRPGRKVGHVNVAGDDLDDVAYEARAAAAYFLD, from the coding sequence ATGGCGCTGCGAGTAGGGATCATCGGAGGCGGCCAGCTCGCGAGGATGATGATCGCCCCCGCGGTCGAGCTGGGCGTGGACGTGCGCGTCCTCGCCGAGGAGCCGGGCATGTCGGCGGCGCTTGCCGCCACCGCCACCGGCGATTACCGCGATGCCGACACCGTGCTCGCGTTCGCGCGCGATGTGGACGTGGTCACCTTCGACCACGAGCACGTGCCGCAGGACGTCCTGGCCGCGCTCGTGGACGCCGGCGTGTCCGTGCACCCCGGTCCCGAGCCGCTCGGTGTCGCCCAGGACAAGCTCGTCATGCGCCGCCGCATGCAGGAACTCGGCGCCCCGCAGCCGGAGTGGGCGGCGGTGTCGGATGAGACGCAGCTGCAGGCGTTCCTCGACGCCCACGGCGGCCGCGCCGTCGTGAAGACCCCGCGCGGCGGATACGACGGCAAGGGCGTGCGTGTCGTGTCGGCGGCGCACGAAGTGCAGGACTGGTTCACGACGCTCGCCGAGGACGCCCGCGGCGGGGAGCTGCTGGTCGAAGAACTCGTGGACTTCTCCCGTGAGCTCGCCCAGCAGGTGGCGCGTCGTCCGTCGGGCCACGTCGCGGTCTACCCCGTCGTGGAGACGGTGCAGCGCGGCGGGGTGTGCGCCGAGGTACTCGCCCCCGCACCCGGCGCGAGCGCGCGCCTGAGGCAGGCGGCCGCCGACCTCGGCGTCGCGATCGCAGAGGGGCTGGGCGTCACCGGGATGCTGGCGGTGGAGCTGTTCGAGACGACCGACGAGCGCATCCTCGTCAACGAACTCGCCATGCGTCCGCACAACAGCGGCCACTGGACGCAGGACGGTGCGGTGACCAGCCAGTTCGAGCAGCACCTCCGGGCGGTCCTGGACCTCCCGCTCGGCTCGACGGAGGCGACGGCGCCGTGGTCGGTCATGGTCAACCTCCTCGGCGGGCCGCAGGAGGGCGGACTCCTCGAGCGGTTCGCTCCCGCCATGGCGGAGCATCCGCGGGCCAAGGTCCACACGTACGGCAAGGCGCCGCGCCCCGGGCGCAAGGTCGGGCACGTCAACGTCGCCGGCGACGATCTCGATGACGTCGCGTACGAAGCACGCGCGGCGGCGGCGTACTTCCTGGACTGA
- a CDS encoding acyl-CoA carboxylase subunit beta produces the protein MTEQPDLSTTAGKIADLRSRYQAAVVDPEEAARVKQHAKGKLTARERIELLVDPGTFVELDEYVRHRTTAFGMDRARPYGDSVVTGTGTIHGRTVAVYAQDFSTFGGSLGEVAGDKIIKVMQFALRGGIPIIGILDSGGARIQEGVVALGKYGEIFRLNTAASGVIPQISIIMGPAAGGAVYSPALTDFVIMVDKTSQMFVTGPDVIKTVTGEDVGMEELGGAYTHNTRSGVAHYLAEDEDDALDYARTLLGFLPDNNLDEIPVYETAFEFETTDADRFLNTVIPDSPNQPYDIHSVISHVVDDGDFLEVQPLFAPNIVIGFGRIEGRTVGVIANQPSQMAGTLNIDAGEKASRFVRFCDAFSVPIVTLVDVPGYLPGTDQEWTGVIRRGAKLLYAYAEATVPLVTVILRKAYGGAYIVMGSKQLGADINLAWPTAEIAVMGGQGAVNILYRGEIKRAEAAGEDVAAVRTRLANEYTYSVASPFLAAERGELDGIIEPAQTRVAIAKALRALRGKRASLPAKKHGNIPL, from the coding sequence GTGACCGAGCAGCCCGATCTCTCCACCACCGCCGGCAAGATCGCCGACCTGCGCAGCAGGTATCAGGCCGCGGTGGTCGATCCGGAAGAGGCCGCGCGCGTCAAGCAGCACGCGAAGGGCAAGCTCACCGCGCGCGAGCGCATCGAACTGCTCGTGGACCCGGGAACCTTCGTCGAACTGGACGAGTACGTCCGCCACCGCACGACGGCCTTCGGGATGGACCGCGCGCGCCCGTACGGCGACTCGGTCGTCACCGGCACCGGCACGATCCACGGCCGCACCGTCGCGGTGTACGCGCAGGACTTCTCCACCTTCGGCGGTTCGCTCGGCGAAGTCGCCGGCGACAAGATCATCAAAGTCATGCAGTTCGCCCTGCGCGGCGGCATCCCGATCATCGGCATCCTCGATTCCGGCGGCGCCCGCATCCAGGAGGGCGTCGTCGCGCTCGGCAAGTACGGCGAGATCTTCCGTCTGAACACCGCAGCGTCCGGGGTCATCCCGCAGATCTCGATCATCATGGGGCCCGCCGCCGGCGGTGCGGTCTACTCCCCCGCCCTCACCGACTTCGTCATCATGGTCGACAAGACCAGCCAGATGTTCGTCACCGGCCCGGACGTCATCAAGACCGTCACGGGCGAAGACGTCGGCATGGAAGAGCTCGGCGGCGCCTACACGCACAACACCCGCTCGGGCGTCGCGCACTACCTCGCCGAGGACGAGGACGACGCGCTCGATTACGCCCGCACGCTCCTGGGCTTCCTGCCCGACAACAACCTCGACGAGATCCCCGTGTACGAGACGGCGTTCGAGTTCGAGACGACGGATGCGGACCGCTTCCTCAACACCGTCATCCCCGACTCCCCCAACCAGCCCTACGACATCCACTCGGTGATCTCCCACGTCGTGGACGACGGCGACTTCCTCGAGGTCCAGCCGCTGTTCGCCCCGAACATCGTGATCGGGTTCGGGCGCATCGAGGGGCGCACGGTCGGGGTCATCGCCAACCAGCCGTCGCAGATGGCCGGAACCCTCAACATCGACGCGGGCGAGAAGGCCAGCCGGTTCGTGCGCTTCTGCGACGCCTTCTCCGTCCCCATCGTCACCCTCGTCGACGTGCCGGGTTATCTCCCCGGCACCGACCAGGAGTGGACGGGCGTCATCCGCCGTGGGGCGAAGCTCCTCTACGCCTACGCCGAGGCCACGGTGCCCCTGGTCACGGTGATCCTCCGCAAGGCCTACGGCGGCGCATACATCGTGATGGGCTCCAAGCAGCTGGGCGCCGACATCAACCTCGCGTGGCCGACCGCCGAGATCGCGGTCATGGGCGGTCAGGGGGCGGTCAACATCCTCTACCGCGGCGAGATCAAGCGCGCCGAGGCGGCGGGCGAGGATGTCGCGGCCGTGCGAACGCGCCTGGCCAACGAGTACACCTACAGCGTCGCCTCCCCCTTCCTCGCCGCCGAGCGCGGCGAGCTGGACGGGATCATCGAGCCGGCCCAGACCCGCGTCGCGATCGCGAAGGCGCTGCGGGCGCTGCGGGGCAAGCGGGCGAGCCTGCCCGCCAAGAAGCACGGGAACATCCCGCTGTGA
- a CDS encoding serine hydrolase: MDPEPRSAPRAVVPPDAVAVPNASRVSGQDRYGTSVAAAQNAFPSGAATVLVTAGNAPADAIVAAGLAARLQAPLLYVRAGSVPPAVADELARLSPERIVVVGGAGVVQDAVLTQLQRWAPDVRRYGGGDRYESSRIALASVGEAIDTVYLAGGQGTVDAALASVTAASSGRGVLLVRGAVAVDEPTLTALRSIGATKTVIVGGLGTVSARHEESLRAAGFTVSRLVAPNRYAQSILMAGQRTAPAQRAIVVNSFTDPDLTVAAALAGATAQPLYYAIEPCTPDAVAADISARRVGVTAVGGPAWLGPAVLVNRNCSAEKDLRQRNLNAAIRATAAQYPGSFSVSVRQMDGLGVVTDVNGGVLREPASMMKLYAAWAVLHKIERGEASWGTMLPSGLDLSTCVYVMIHASDNGCHSDIVHWIGIGNLNAFIRASGWSQTTYGSVPYGTSVLYAGNRTTTNDLVLLLDRLHGAKKISRPYADHLLTLMSAQIWRSRIASGIPPGVRQATKPGALWIDSGLLQGDSGVVWGPKSTYVISIVGDQAPPQAALRAISRTVYEFFNGSFGTAAWYPVEQMVTVRATALRTSPAGAMTVVVPAGVPIEVLDADRNWYKVRYGNRQLWTVVNDLRNR, translated from the coding sequence GTGGATCCGGAGCCGCGGAGTGCCCCCCGTGCGGTCGTCCCTCCAGACGCCGTCGCGGTCCCCAACGCATCGCGCGTATCGGGCCAGGACCGATACGGCACGAGCGTGGCGGCCGCTCAGAACGCCTTCCCGAGCGGAGCCGCCACCGTTCTCGTCACCGCGGGCAACGCCCCGGCGGATGCCATCGTGGCGGCGGGCCTCGCGGCGCGGCTGCAGGCACCGCTTCTCTATGTGCGGGCGGGCTCCGTTCCGCCGGCCGTCGCCGACGAACTCGCGCGGCTGAGTCCGGAGCGCATCGTGGTCGTGGGGGGCGCGGGGGTCGTCCAGGACGCAGTCCTCACGCAGCTGCAGCGCTGGGCGCCTGACGTGCGCAGGTACGGCGGCGGCGATCGGTATGAGAGTTCGCGCATCGCATTGGCCAGCGTCGGCGAAGCGATCGACACGGTGTATCTGGCCGGTGGGCAAGGGACCGTCGATGCCGCCCTCGCGTCGGTGACGGCTGCGTCGAGCGGGCGCGGGGTGCTCCTGGTCAGAGGTGCGGTCGCTGTGGACGAGCCGACCCTGACGGCTCTTCGCTCGATCGGAGCCACGAAGACGGTCATCGTGGGCGGTCTCGGCACTGTGAGCGCTCGACACGAAGAGTCTCTTCGTGCGGCGGGGTTCACGGTCTCGCGGCTCGTAGCCCCGAACCGGTATGCACAGTCCATCCTGATGGCCGGGCAGCGCACCGCACCGGCCCAGCGGGCGATCGTCGTGAATTCCTTCACGGATCCGGATCTGACGGTCGCGGCCGCCCTGGCCGGGGCGACCGCGCAGCCCCTCTACTATGCGATCGAGCCCTGCACCCCCGATGCCGTTGCCGCGGACATCAGTGCCCGCAGAGTCGGGGTCACGGCGGTGGGCGGGCCGGCGTGGCTCGGGCCCGCGGTGCTGGTGAACCGGAACTGCTCGGCGGAGAAGGATCTCCGGCAGCGGAACCTCAATGCCGCCATCCGGGCCACGGCGGCCCAGTATCCCGGTTCTTTCTCCGTGTCGGTACGTCAGATGGACGGGCTCGGAGTCGTCACAGATGTCAATGGCGGGGTGCTCCGCGAACCGGCCAGCATGATGAAGCTGTATGCGGCATGGGCCGTGCTGCACAAGATCGAGCGCGGGGAAGCGTCCTGGGGGACGATGCTCCCGTCCGGACTGGATCTCTCCACGTGCGTCTACGTGATGATCCACGCCTCGGACAACGGGTGCCATTCCGACATCGTCCATTGGATCGGCATCGGAAACCTGAACGCGTTCATCCGCGCTTCGGGATGGAGTCAGACGACGTACGGGAGCGTGCCCTACGGCACGAGTGTGCTCTACGCCGGCAACCGGACCACGACAAACGACCTCGTGCTCCTGCTCGACCGGCTCCACGGCGCGAAGAAGATCTCCCGCCCCTACGCGGATCACCTCCTCACCCTGATGTCGGCACAGATCTGGCGCTCCCGGATCGCTTCGGGCATTCCGCCAGGCGTCCGCCAGGCCACCAAGCCCGGCGCGCTGTGGATCGACTCCGGCCTCCTGCAGGGTGACAGCGGAGTCGTCTGGGGACCCAAATCGACCTATGTCATCTCGATCGTCGGCGATCAGGCACCGCCGCAGGCCGCGCTGCGGGCGATCTCCCGGACCGTTTACGAATTCTTCAACGGGTCCTTCGGAACGGCCGCGTGGTACCCCGTCGAGCAGATGGTGACGGTGCGTGCGACGGCGCTGCGCACGTCCCCCGCGGGGGCGATGACCGTCGTCGTGCCGGCGGGCGTGCCGATCGAAGTCCTCGACGCGGATCGCAACTGGTACAAGGTCCGTTACGGGAACCGGCAGCTCTGGACTGTGGTCAACGACCTCCGCAACCGCTGA